A genomic segment from Sorangium aterium encodes:
- a CDS encoding nitric-oxide reductase large subunit has translation MARSSERRNLLISRGWVQATALVFLLGFFVLGLLAYRTYAAQPPIPARVVDPAGRILFTGDDVLTGQELFLRNGLMEYGSVFGHGAYLGPDFTADYLRRAASHAASRYGGAGSAEALARTVGDFRRNRYDPATGTLVFTDAQAEAFELLKDHYRRFFAQPSGKHGLRSGLFSDARELSQLTSFFAWTAWTAAAERPGEAYSYTNNWPPEPLVRNQPTGELVVWSVLSLIALLGGIGLLFAVFGRWRFLGWHGREGHRLSFRQPGEVALTPAQRATAWFFLVMALLFALQSVLGGATQHYRAELSSFFGINLAGAFPFNLVRTWHLQLAIFWVAVSYLGAGIFIAPMISGREPRGQSWLAYGLLGALVIVVAGSLLGELLAIHGASDSIWFALQGFEYLDLGRFWQVLLTLGLFSWVALLFRVLRGRLAVEHRGNMPWLFFFAALAIPAFYAVGLLAHPRANFTSTDFWRFWVVHLWVEDFLELFTTLMVAYLFVLLGVVAEAIALRLIYLEIILYSAGGVIGTMHHLYFSGTPVEHMALGAFFSAAEVIPLTFLTVEAWTFLRLGIVQGERSTKPFPHRWAIMFLVAVGFWNFLGAGIFGFLINLPIVSYYEIGTALTANHGHASMMGVYGMLAAGLALFALRYLMPAAQWSDRAAKISFWSLNVGLAWMVFATLFPLGLMQLHHAVSYGYFEARELQYLTNPTNRLMEWIRLPGDVLFILGGTLPLLLLAYRGVRHRVPQLAGPEAQDNLFTEIEAPPDSAGRAAPSGAGQGELS, from the coding sequence ATGGCGCGCTCCTCCGAACGGCGAAACCTCCTCATCTCGCGCGGCTGGGTCCAGGCGACGGCCCTCGTCTTCCTGCTCGGGTTCTTCGTGCTCGGCCTGCTCGCCTACCGCACCTACGCGGCACAGCCACCCATCCCCGCCCGGGTGGTCGACCCTGCGGGCCGCATTCTGTTCACGGGCGACGACGTGCTCACGGGTCAGGAGCTGTTCCTGCGCAACGGGCTCATGGAATACGGATCCGTCTTCGGCCACGGCGCCTACCTCGGCCCGGATTTCACCGCCGATTACCTCCGTCGGGCCGCCTCCCACGCCGCCTCTCGATACGGCGGCGCGGGCTCGGCGGAGGCGCTCGCGCGCACCGTCGGCGATTTTCGTCGAAACCGCTATGATCCCGCGACAGGGACGCTGGTCTTCACCGACGCCCAGGCAGAGGCCTTCGAGCTGCTGAAGGATCACTATCGCCGCTTCTTCGCCCAGCCCAGCGGCAAGCACGGCCTGCGCTCCGGCCTCTTCTCGGACGCGCGCGAGCTCTCGCAGCTCACCTCGTTCTTCGCCTGGACGGCCTGGACCGCCGCGGCGGAGCGACCCGGAGAGGCCTACTCGTACACCAACAACTGGCCTCCAGAGCCGCTCGTCCGGAACCAGCCCACGGGCGAGCTGGTGGTATGGAGCGTGCTCTCGCTCATCGCGCTCCTCGGCGGGATCGGCTTGCTCTTCGCGGTCTTCGGGCGATGGCGCTTCCTCGGTTGGCACGGGCGGGAAGGGCACCGGCTCAGCTTTCGCCAGCCGGGCGAGGTCGCCTTGACCCCAGCCCAGCGCGCGACGGCGTGGTTCTTCCTGGTCATGGCATTGCTGTTCGCCCTCCAGTCCGTCCTCGGAGGCGCCACGCAGCATTATCGCGCCGAGCTGTCCAGCTTCTTCGGCATCAACCTGGCCGGCGCCTTCCCCTTCAACCTGGTGCGCACGTGGCACCTGCAGCTCGCCATCTTCTGGGTCGCGGTCTCCTATCTCGGCGCGGGCATCTTCATCGCGCCCATGATCAGCGGGCGCGAGCCGAGAGGCCAGAGCTGGCTCGCCTATGGTCTGCTCGGGGCGCTCGTCATCGTCGTCGCGGGAAGCCTCCTCGGCGAGCTCCTCGCCATCCACGGCGCGTCGGACAGCATCTGGTTCGCGCTCCAAGGGTTCGAGTACCTCGATCTGGGCCGCTTCTGGCAGGTGCTCCTGACGCTCGGCCTGTTCTCCTGGGTGGCGCTGCTCTTCCGCGTGCTCCGGGGTCGGCTCGCCGTCGAGCACCGGGGCAACATGCCCTGGCTCTTCTTCTTCGCCGCGCTGGCCATCCCGGCCTTCTACGCCGTGGGCCTCCTCGCGCACCCGCGGGCAAACTTCACGAGCACCGACTTCTGGCGCTTCTGGGTGGTGCACCTCTGGGTGGAGGACTTCCTCGAGCTGTTCACCACGCTCATGGTGGCCTATCTCTTCGTCCTGCTGGGGGTGGTGGCCGAGGCGATCGCGCTGCGGCTCATCTACCTGGAGATCATCCTCTATTCGGCAGGCGGGGTGATCGGCACCATGCACCATCTGTACTTCTCCGGCACGCCCGTGGAGCACATGGCGCTCGGCGCCTTCTTCTCGGCCGCAGAGGTGATCCCGTTGACCTTCCTCACGGTGGAGGCGTGGACCTTCCTCCGCCTGGGGATCGTGCAAGGCGAACGGTCGACGAAGCCCTTCCCGCATCGCTGGGCGATCATGTTCCTGGTGGCCGTGGGGTTCTGGAACTTCCTGGGGGCCGGGATCTTCGGGTTCCTGATCAACTTGCCCATCGTGTCCTATTACGAGATCGGCACCGCGCTGACCGCCAACCACGGGCACGCCTCGATGATGGGCGTCTATGGCATGCTGGCCGCCGGGCTCGCGCTCTTCGCGCTGCGCTACCTGATGCCCGCCGCGCAATGGTCCGACAGGGCGGCCAAGATCAGCTTCTGGTCGCTGAACGTCGGGCTCGCGTGGATGGTCTTTGCCACGCTGTTCCCGCTCGGGCTCATGCAGCTCCACCACGCGGTGAGCTACGGGTATTTCGAGGCTCGAGAGCTCCAGTACCTGACGAACCCGACGAACCGCCTCATGGAGTGGATACGCCTGCCGGGCGATGTGCTCTTCATCCTCGGCGGCACCCTGCCGCTCCTCCTCCTCGCCTACCGCGGCGTTCGCCATCGCGTCCCGCAGCTCGCGGGGCCGGAGGCCCAGGACAACCTCTTCACCGAGATCGAGGCGCCGCCCGACAGCGCCGGGAGGGCAGCGCCCTCGGGCGCGGGGCAGGGCGAGCTCTCGTGA
- a CDS encoding SDR family oxidoreductase, which yields MRIFLTGASGFIGSSIVPELARAGHRVVGLARSDASAERLAAAGVDVHRGSLTDLDSLRRGAAACDGVIHCAFSHDDFTDYAGNCEKDRGAIEALGGALAGSGRPLVIASGIARFAPGRVASEDEAPDASAGGLRAASEQLALSFASRGVRVSSLRLPPSVHDDGDHGFVPMLIEIARKTGRSGYVGGGENRWPAVHRRDAARLFVLALEKAPAGARLHAIGDEGIPTRDIAGVIGRKLGVPVESVPKEHFGWLGGFFALDTPASSALTQARFGWKPEKAGLLADLEHGTYFARA from the coding sequence ATGCGCATCTTCCTCACGGGAGCCAGCGGCTTCATCGGATCTTCCATCGTCCCCGAGCTCGCCCGCGCCGGCCACCGCGTGGTCGGTCTCGCGCGCTCGGACGCGTCCGCCGAGAGGCTCGCCGCCGCCGGCGTCGACGTGCACCGCGGCTCGCTCACGGATCTCGATAGCCTGCGCCGCGGCGCCGCCGCGTGCGACGGGGTGATCCACTGCGCGTTCTCGCACGACGACTTCACCGACTACGCCGGTAACTGCGAGAAGGACCGCGGCGCGATCGAGGCGCTCGGCGGCGCGCTCGCCGGCTCCGGACGCCCGCTCGTCATCGCCTCCGGCATCGCGCGCTTCGCGCCGGGCCGGGTCGCCAGCGAGGACGAGGCGCCCGACGCGTCGGCCGGCGGCCTGCGGGCCGCCTCCGAGCAGCTCGCCCTCTCGTTCGCGAGCCGCGGCGTGCGCGTGTCCTCGCTGCGGCTGCCGCCATCGGTCCACGATGACGGCGACCACGGGTTCGTCCCGATGCTGATCGAGATCGCGCGCAAGACCGGGCGCTCCGGGTACGTCGGCGGCGGCGAGAACCGGTGGCCCGCGGTGCATCGGCGCGACGCCGCGCGGCTGTTCGTCCTCGCGCTCGAGAAGGCGCCGGCCGGCGCGCGACTCCACGCGATCGGCGACGAGGGCATCCCGACCCGCGACATCGCCGGCGTGATCGGCCGCAAGCTCGGCGTGCCTGTCGAGTCGGTCCCCAAGGAGCACTTCGGCTGGCTCGGCGGGTTCTTCGCGCTCGACACCCCCGCGTCGAGCGCGCTCACGCAGGCGCGGTTCGGCTGGAAGCCCGAGAAGGCGGGGCTGCTCGCCGACCTCGAGCACGGCACCTACTTCGCGCGCGCATAG
- a CDS encoding AraC family transcriptional regulator yields the protein MIPGSDELKNLISRWCPSDGVHASPVPGISCIKVSRPQQRAKRHWRASFCIVVQGTKEILLERQVFREREPHYIVSPIDLPVTSRVMGVSPAQPLLGLKMDFDAALLREVAAQLDGARPDGLENPGRAIFIGKASDRMLDAAVRLGALLATPDDAAVLAPLVRKELTFHLLKGPDGPAIRQLVRAGSQAHRIAEAVYHLQASLDEDVDIAALARAAGMSRAAFFKRFKEATAMSPLQYQKRLRLLEARRLMVEEGAGAEVSAFQVGYTSASQFSREYSRMFGNSPLRDARALKQKAAVVQDM from the coding sequence GTGATCCCCGGGAGCGACGAGCTGAAGAACCTCATCTCGCGCTGGTGCCCCAGCGACGGCGTGCACGCCTCGCCGGTGCCCGGGATTTCTTGCATCAAAGTCTCGCGCCCGCAGCAACGCGCGAAGCGGCACTGGCGCGCGTCGTTCTGCATCGTCGTGCAGGGCACGAAGGAGATCCTGCTCGAGCGGCAGGTCTTTCGCGAGCGGGAGCCGCACTACATCGTCAGTCCCATCGACCTGCCCGTGACGAGCCGGGTGATGGGCGTGTCGCCGGCGCAGCCGCTTCTGGGCCTGAAGATGGACTTCGACGCGGCGCTGCTGCGCGAGGTCGCGGCGCAGCTCGACGGCGCGCGGCCGGACGGCCTCGAGAACCCGGGGCGCGCGATCTTCATCGGCAAGGCGAGCGACCGTATGCTCGACGCCGCGGTCCGGCTGGGCGCGCTGCTCGCGACGCCCGACGACGCGGCCGTGCTCGCGCCGCTCGTGAGGAAGGAGCTGACCTTTCACCTGCTGAAAGGCCCCGACGGCCCGGCGATCCGCCAGCTCGTGCGCGCGGGCAGCCAGGCGCACCGCATCGCCGAGGCGGTCTATCACCTGCAGGCGTCGCTCGACGAGGACGTCGACATCGCCGCGCTCGCGCGCGCCGCAGGGATGAGCCGGGCGGCGTTCTTCAAGCGGTTCAAGGAGGCCACCGCCATGAGCCCGCTGCAGTACCAGAAGCGCCTGCGCCTGCTCGAGGCGCGCCGCCTGATGGTCGAAGAGGGCGCGGGCGCCGAGGTCTCGGCGTTCCAGGTCGGCTACACGAGCGCCTCGCAGTTCAGCCGCGAGTATTCGCGCATGTTCGGCAACTCGCCGCTGCGCGATGCCCGCGCGCTGAAGCAGAAGGCCGCGGTCGTCCAGGACATGTAG
- a CDS encoding lactonase family protein gives MRKSFGALLLVSLASACLSACGGEPESPADGQSAVGFVFVGTNHNNTHDAGEPANQVTVYRRFADGSLELADHVDTGGQGSGPSARFAGDGLGSSHSMVLSQDRAFLLVTNAGSDTLSALRVRKDTLEVTDVQPTSDGAGPGFPNSVTQHGDLVYALNGAGEGSVTGFRLSDEGKLTPIPGSTRLLSANQASPPDTLFNPAQASFTPDGRQLVVTIKDGPAAGLIGGVTPTGPSRVLVFDVLDDGQLAQTFTQTELDNDGPFGFSFDAAGHLLTAMFVGGDDLAGAAGSFQINADGTLTPITRNAKVSQLDPCWLENNGEFAFTANYTSGTLSSFRIGDDGSLTVLDEQAGLTDERAGTAGASQQGSTPLDLGISPDGRFLYDVLPGSGKVGAWRIEDDGGLTKIGEYGGLPRTVDGDRAPEERFGPGGSPAGIGVL, from the coding sequence ATGAGAAAGTCATTTGGCGCCCTGTTGCTCGTATCCCTCGCGTCGGCCTGTCTGAGCGCCTGCGGGGGTGAACCCGAGAGCCCCGCGGACGGCCAGAGCGCCGTCGGATTCGTGTTCGTGGGGACGAACCACAACAACACGCACGACGCCGGCGAACCTGCCAACCAGGTCACCGTGTACCGCAGGTTCGCCGATGGATCGCTCGAGCTCGCCGATCACGTCGACACCGGCGGCCAGGGGTCCGGGCCCTCGGCGCGCTTCGCCGGCGATGGTCTCGGCTCGTCCCATTCGATGGTGCTCAGTCAGGACCGGGCATTCCTCCTCGTCACGAACGCCGGCAGCGACACGCTCTCCGCGCTCCGCGTCCGAAAGGACACCCTCGAGGTCACCGACGTCCAGCCCACCAGCGATGGCGCCGGGCCGGGCTTCCCGAACAGCGTGACCCAGCACGGCGATCTCGTCTATGCGCTGAACGGCGCCGGCGAGGGGAGCGTCACCGGCTTCCGCCTGAGCGACGAGGGGAAGCTCACGCCGATCCCCGGCTCGACCCGGCTGCTCTCCGCGAACCAGGCCAGCCCGCCGGACACGCTGTTCAACCCGGCCCAGGCGTCCTTCACGCCGGATGGGAGGCAGCTCGTCGTCACGATCAAGGACGGGCCCGCCGCGGGCCTGATCGGCGGCGTGACCCCGACCGGCCCGAGCCGGGTGCTCGTGTTCGACGTGCTCGATGACGGCCAGCTCGCGCAGACGTTCACGCAGACCGAGCTCGACAACGACGGTCCGTTCGGGTTCTCGTTCGACGCGGCCGGGCACCTGCTCACGGCCATGTTCGTGGGCGGCGATGATCTCGCCGGCGCGGCCGGATCGTTTCAGATCAACGCGGACGGCACGCTCACGCCGATCACGCGGAACGCGAAGGTGAGCCAGCTCGATCCGTGCTGGCTCGAGAACAACGGGGAGTTCGCGTTCACCGCGAATTACACCTCGGGCACCCTCTCGAGCTTCCGTATCGGCGACGACGGCAGCCTGACCGTGCTCGACGAGCAAGCCGGCCTCACCGACGAGCGCGCGGGCACCGCCGGCGCGAGCCAGCAGGGCTCGACGCCGCTCGATCTCGGCATCAGCCCCGATGGCAGGTTCCTCTACGACGTCCTGCCTGGCTCCGGCAAGGTGGGCGCCTGGCGGATCGAGGACGACGGCGGCCTCACCAAGATCGGCGAATACGGCGGGCTCCCCAGGACCGTCGACGGCGACAGGGCGCCTGAGGAGCGCTTCGGCCCCGGCGGGAGCCCGGCCGGCATCGGCGTGCTCTGA
- a CDS encoding lactonase family protein, translating to MHNDAKDDRRAVYVMTNATPNAIQVFHRAGDGMLSPGASYPTGGNGHAPNPPLGFPILESQSALVLSRDGRMVFAVNAGSDTISSFVVRRGGELQRVGLVSSNGTRPVSLALHEGVLYVASADSKSIQGYRVGHTGELTMLAGASRSLSGSGIATIAFNRTGDVLVIASRGDGEPMGSLETVTVDDHGMPGPVRRQDVVKAGQAPFGFTFDRRGHVILSNLSLTGDSSVSRYSVAPTGEMRLIAEQRIFTTAACWVATATAGPSTFAFITSAGSRSVTALRVDRSGSLTPVGPLSATEQAAFTSGLALDCAVSMGDDFLYVLSPDGFSVPPFTGAGPAVVHGYRIEPSGALTSLGPPVGRLPQGATGLAAV from the coding sequence ATGCATAACGATGCCAAGGACGATCGACGCGCGGTCTACGTGATGACGAACGCGACCCCGAATGCCATCCAGGTGTTCCACCGGGCGGGCGACGGCATGCTCTCCCCGGGGGCGTCCTACCCGACGGGCGGCAACGGCCACGCCCCGAACCCTCCGCTCGGCTTCCCGATCCTCGAGTCCCAGAGCGCCCTGGTCCTGAGCCGGGACGGGCGCATGGTCTTTGCCGTCAATGCAGGGAGCGACACGATCTCCTCGTTCGTCGTCCGCCGAGGCGGGGAGCTCCAGCGGGTCGGCCTTGTCTCCTCGAACGGCACGCGCCCTGTCTCCCTCGCGCTTCACGAGGGCGTGCTCTACGTCGCGAGCGCGGACAGCAAGAGCATCCAGGGATACCGTGTCGGCCACACGGGAGAGCTGACGATGCTCGCCGGCGCCTCGCGCTCGCTGAGCGGCTCCGGTATCGCCACCATCGCGTTCAACCGGACGGGCGATGTCCTTGTGATCGCGAGCCGCGGCGACGGCGAGCCGATGGGGAGCCTCGAGACCGTCACCGTCGACGACCACGGGATGCCCGGGCCGGTCCGCCGGCAGGACGTGGTGAAGGCCGGCCAGGCGCCGTTCGGCTTCACGTTCGATCGGCGCGGCCACGTCATCCTCTCGAACCTGTCGCTGACCGGCGACAGCTCGGTCTCGCGCTACAGCGTCGCCCCCACCGGGGAAATGCGGCTCATCGCGGAGCAGCGCATCTTCACGACCGCGGCGTGCTGGGTGGCGACCGCGACCGCCGGCCCCTCGACGTTCGCGTTCATCACGTCGGCGGGCTCGCGCTCTGTCACCGCCCTCCGCGTCGACAGGAGCGGCAGCCTGACGCCGGTGGGGCCGCTGAGCGCGACGGAGCAGGCGGCGTTCACGAGCGGACTGGCCCTCGATTGCGCCGTGAGCATGGGCGACGACTTCCTCTACGTGCTGAGCCCTGACGGGTTCAGCGTGCCCCCCTTCACCGGCGCGGGCCCGGCCGTCGTCCACGGCTACCGGATCGAGCCGAGCGGCGCGCTGACCTCGCTGGGCCCGCCGGTAGGCCGCTTGCCCCAGGGCGCTACCGGGCTCGCCGCGGTGTAG
- a CDS encoding alpha/beta fold hydrolase produces the protein MATHTLTMPGHGQLDVTVDAYGAGHPFLLLHGGAGPQSVAGFARTLAERHHARVIVPIHPGFDGTHRPQWLTTIAGLAQLYRALLDDLDLVDVTVVGSSIGGWIAAELALLQSQRISSTLLVDAVGIDVAGQPVADIFSLTLPQLAELSYHNPEPFRIDPASLSDAQRAAMAANRAALRTYGGTMTDPTLRPRLAAISQPTLVLWGDSDGICTPDYGRAYAAAIPGARFALLPNAGHLPQFEAPEPLRKLVWDFAESHATHRSAAR, from the coding sequence ATGGCAACGCACACCCTCACCATGCCCGGCCACGGCCAACTCGATGTCACCGTCGACGCGTACGGCGCCGGACACCCGTTCCTGCTGCTGCACGGCGGCGCCGGTCCGCAATCCGTGGCCGGCTTCGCCAGGACCCTTGCCGAACGCCACCACGCCCGGGTGATCGTTCCCATTCATCCTGGCTTCGACGGGACCCATCGCCCGCAATGGCTGACCACCATCGCCGGCCTCGCCCAGCTCTACCGCGCCTTGCTCGACGACCTCGATCTCGTCGATGTCACCGTCGTCGGCAGCTCCATCGGCGGCTGGATCGCCGCCGAGCTCGCCCTTCTGCAGAGCCAGCGCATCAGCAGCACCCTCCTCGTCGACGCTGTCGGCATCGACGTCGCCGGCCAGCCCGTCGCCGACATCTTCTCTCTCACCCTGCCCCAGCTGGCTGAGCTCAGCTACCACAACCCAGAACCGTTCCGCATCGATCCGGCCAGCCTGAGCGACGCCCAGCGCGCCGCCATGGCCGCCAACCGGGCCGCCCTGCGCACCTACGGCGGCACCATGACCGATCCGACCCTGCGCCCACGGCTGGCCGCCATCTCCCAGCCCACGCTCGTCCTCTGGGGCGACAGCGACGGCATCTGCACCCCCGACTACGGCCGCGCCTACGCCGCCGCCATCCCCGGCGCCCGCTTTGCGTTGCTCCCCAACGCCGGTCACCTCCCCCAGTTCGAAGCCCCCGAACCCCTCCGCAAGCTCGTCTGGGACTTCGCCGAATCCCACGCCACCCATCGATCCGCCGCTCGCTGA
- a CDS encoding AraC family transcriptional regulator, translating into MPPRGTKDATPSHSAAAGAFLSILTFADQLAPGAASRLRAEVLAGIALDGVDARGPAEKLPELLAAAVELTRVDDLGLRLAKAADPRRFGVATYAASTSPTLRAAYERAARYFRLWNEGVRLELERDRAARLTSIVLRSQGKTAMAAPEGRRQLAELGSATMLMLGRSFTGAPISPARVELASAAPADVRPHERIFAAPIAWSAPVPRLIFDDAALDQPLPQHDAVLQEIVSRSAEALLAALATKETWSARTREALLGLLRDGSPDIARVAKSLGTSRRTLQRRLTSEGQTFESVIDQVRYEMAAGLLADEQRSIAEVAWLVGFRELSAFYRAFRRWSGRTPAEYRASLSPGATTQPRPDEAPARRVP; encoded by the coding sequence ATGCCTCCGCGCGGCACAAAAGACGCGACACCGAGCCACAGCGCTGCTGCCGGCGCCTTCCTGTCGATTCTCACGTTCGCCGATCAGCTCGCCCCCGGCGCTGCGAGCCGCCTCCGCGCCGAGGTGCTCGCCGGCATCGCGCTGGACGGCGTCGACGCCCGAGGTCCGGCCGAGAAGCTCCCCGAGCTCCTGGCCGCCGCCGTCGAGCTGACCCGCGTCGACGATCTCGGGCTTCGCCTTGCGAAGGCGGCGGATCCGCGCCGCTTCGGGGTCGCCACCTATGCGGCCTCCACGAGCCCCACGCTCCGCGCCGCCTACGAGCGGGCCGCTCGCTATTTCAGGCTCTGGAACGAAGGAGTCCGCCTCGAGCTCGAGCGCGATCGCGCGGCGCGCCTCACGTCGATCGTGCTCCGGTCCCAGGGGAAGACGGCCATGGCCGCTCCGGAAGGCCGTCGCCAGCTCGCGGAGCTGGGCAGCGCGACGATGCTGATGCTCGGCCGCTCCTTCACCGGCGCGCCGATCTCCCCGGCGCGCGTCGAGCTCGCGTCCGCGGCCCCGGCCGACGTGCGGCCTCACGAGCGCATCTTCGCCGCGCCGATCGCGTGGAGCGCGCCGGTGCCGCGGCTGATCTTCGATGACGCCGCGCTCGACCAGCCGCTGCCTCAGCACGACGCCGTGCTTCAGGAGATCGTCTCCCGCTCAGCGGAGGCGCTCCTCGCCGCCCTGGCGACCAAGGAGACCTGGTCCGCACGGACGCGGGAAGCGCTCCTCGGCCTCCTGCGCGACGGCTCGCCCGACATCGCCCGCGTCGCGAAGTCGCTGGGGACGAGCCGGCGCACGCTCCAGCGGAGGCTCACGAGCGAGGGCCAGACCTTCGAGTCGGTGATCGATCAGGTCCGATACGAGATGGCGGCGGGCCTCCTCGCCGACGAGCAGCGATCGATCGCCGAGGTCGCATGGCTCGTCGGGTTCCGTGAGCTCAGCGCCTTTTACCGGGCGTTCCGGCGGTGGAGCGGGCGCACGCCAGCCGAGTACCGCGCTTCGCTTTCGCCAGGCGCCACGACACAGCCGCGTCCCGACGAGGCGCCGGCGCGCCGGGTTCCCTAG